A single window of Larimichthys crocea isolate SSNF chromosome XII, L_crocea_2.0, whole genome shotgun sequence DNA harbors:
- the LOC104929644 gene encoding ubiquitin-conjugating enzyme E2 R1: protein MAQHDHSHVASSQKALMLEMKSLQEQPVEGFKITLVDEADMYNWEVAIFGPPNTHYEGGYFKARIKFPIDYPYSPPAFRFLTKMWHPNIYENGDVCISILHPPVDDPQSGELPSERWNPTQNVRTILLSVISLLNEPNTFSPANVDASVMYRKWRDSKGKDREYVEIIRKQVLATKAEAERDGVKVPTTLAEYCVRTRAPAPDEGSDLFYDYYYDDEDVEDEDGDCCYDEDDSGNEES from the exons ATGGCGCAACACGACCACTCTCATGTAGCCAGTTCACAAAAAGCACTCATGTTGGAGATGAAGAGCCTTCAGGAGCAGCCTGTCGAGGGATTCAAGATAACACTGGTGGACGAGGCTGATATGTACAACTGGGAAGTGGCCATTTTCGGACCCCCAAACACTCACTATGAAGGGGGCTATTTTAAG GCTCGGATCAAGTTCCCTATAGACTACCCATACTCCCCACCTGCCTTCCGGTTCCTCACCAAGATGTGGCACCCCAATATCTATGAG AATGGAGATGTGTGTATTTCTATATTGCACCCTCCGGTGGACGACCCGCAGAGCGGAGAGCTGCCATCAGAGAGATGGAATCCCACCCAGAATGTCCG GACCATTTTGCTGAGTGTGATCTCGCTGCTGAATGAACCCAACACCTTCTCTCCTGCCAATGTGGATGCCTCCGTTATGTACCGCAAATGGAGGGACAGCAAGGGCAAGGACCGTGAATATGTAGAGATCATCAG GAAACAGGTTTTGGCCACCAAGGCGGAAGCTGAACGCGACGGCGTGAAGGTGCCCACCACGCTGGCCGAGTACTGTGTCCGCACACGTGCCCCAGCCCCCGACGAAGGCTCCGACCTCTTTTATGACTACTACTATGACGACGAAGATGTGGAGGACGAGGACGGCGACTGCTGCTACGACGAGGATGATTCAGGCAACGAGGAATCTTGA
- the cactin gene encoding splicing factor Cactin, with amino-acid sequence MGSKSRRRSRSKSTSRSRDRRNRSRVSRSRSPEERRGRSRSADKKRAARGRGRSGSSGSSNSSAGRRRPALRGRAASRSSSESDRRRGAPRPRSKSRGRSSSSDSDDPKASSSRRRGKSQEGRRGRSQHSSNSRDGSSDRERRRQRSPDRGSPFRDRQRRDRDRERRESNSRDRERKRDGDKSQERSKRSEDRDEGRSVRSRESAVRDRRRQRSSSPESSDSSGSDRGVREAKEKENKKKQREMLKALETPEEKRARRLAKKEAKEKKRREKMGWSEEYMGYTNADNPFGDNNLLGTFKWQKALDKKGIGHLGEKELKDRNKCIQEENRRELQKVKQLRLEREREKAMRETELEMLQREKEAEHFKTWAEQEDNFHLHQAKLRSKIRIRDGRAKPIDLLAKYISAEDDDLAVEMHEPYTFLNGLTVTDMDDLLEDIKVYMELEQGKNVDFWRDMTTITEDEISKLRKLEASGKGPGDRREGINTAVSTDVQTVFKGKTYSQLQALHLNIETKIRAGGSNLDIGYWESLLQQVRVYMARARLRERHQDVLRQKLFKLKQEQGVESEPLFPIIKEEARSDEEEERADEQTRTEEPGQSSSSFTKYRSRETEEEEAGPSTSTAGNQDEDGGEKGDKKDEEEKGEVVEAVLTEEDLIQQSQAEYDSGRYSPTLLTSSELPLDSHTITPEEDLHRLQLARRQLQVTGDASESAEDAFVRRAREGMGNDEAQFSVEFPVTGKMYLWADKYRPRKPRFFNRVHTGFEWNKYNQTHYDFDNPPPKIVQGYKFNIFYPDLIDKRSTPQYFLEPSPDNKDFGILRFHAGPPYEDIAFKIVNREWEYSHRHGFRCQFANGIFQLWFHFKRYRYRR; translated from the exons ATGGGTTCGAAGTCACGACGTCGGTCCAGATCCAAGTCCACGAGCCGGAGCCGGGACCGGCGGAACCGGTCCAGAGTAAGCAGGTCCCGATCCccggaggagaggagaggccgCAGCCGGTCTGCGGACAAGAAAAGAGCCGCTCGTGGTCGCGGTAGGTCGGGCAGCAGCGGGAGCAGCAACAGCTCTGCTGGCCGCCGGCGGCCTGCGCTCAGAGGCCGTGCGGCCTCCAGGAGCAGCTCCGAGAGCGACAGGAGGCGAGGAGCACCGCGGCCACGGAGCAAGTCCAGAGGGCGGTCGTCAAG ctCTGATTCAGATGATCCcaaagccagcagcagcaggaggaggggaaagtCTCAAGAGGGGAGACGGGGAAGATCCCAGCACAGCTCTAACTCCCGTGATGGAAGCAGcgacagagaaagaaggagacagagaagtCCTGACAGAGGGAGCCCatttagagacagacagaggcggGACAGAGAccgagagagaagggagagcaacagcagagacagggaaagaaaaagagatggagacaaaAGCCAGGAGCGAAGTAAGAGGAGCGAAGacagggatgaagggaggagtgtgagaagcagagagagcgCCGTCAGAGACAGAAGGCGGCAGCGCTCTAGTTCACCCGAGTCGTCTGATAGCTCAGGGTCAGACCGCGGGGTCCGTGAAgccaaagaaaaggaaaacaagaaaaaacagagggagatgTTGAAAGCTTTGGAGACGCCAGAGGAGAAGAGGGCCAGGAGGCTGGCAAAGAAGGAGgcaaaggagaagaaaagaagagaaaagatggGCTGGAGTGAGGAGTACATGGGATACACCAACGCAGACAATCCCTTTGGGGACAACAACTTACTGGGCACATTCAAATGGCAGAAG GCGTTGGATAAGAAAGGCATCGGCCATCTCGGAGAAAAAGAGCTCAAAGATAGGAACAAGTGTATTCAGGAGGAGAACCGCAGAGAGCTGCAGAAG GTTAAACAGCTGCGTCTGGAGAGGGAGCGAGAAAAGGCAATGAGAGAGACGGAGCTGGAGATgctgcagagggagaaggaggcTGAGCATTTCAAAACCTGGGCTGAACAGGAAGACAACTTCCATTTGCATCAGGCCAAACTAAG GTCCAAGATTAGAATCCGTGACGGTCGTGCCAAGCCCATTGACCTGTTGGCAAAGTACATCAGTGCAGAAGATGACGATCTTGCCGTGGAGATGCATGAGCCTTATACTTTTCTTAACGGGCTAACAGTCACCGACATGGACGACCTGCTGGAGGACATCAAG GTGTACATGGAGTTGGAGCAAGGGAAGAATGTGGACTTCTGGAGAGACATGACGACAATCACAGAGGACGAGATCAGCAAACTGAGAAAACTGGAGGCCTCTGGGAAAGGACCAG GTGATCGTCGTGAGGGTATCAACACAGCTGTGAGCACTGACGTACAGACAGTGTTTAAAGGAAAGACATATAGCCAGTTGCAGGCGCTGCACCTGAACATCGAAACTAAGATCCGAGCCGGAGGCTCCAACCTTGATATTGGTTACTGGGAGAGTCTGCTGCAGCAAGTCAGAGTCTACATGGCCAGAGCAAG GTTGAGAGAGCGACACCAGGATGTGCTGCGTCAAAAGCTGTTCAAGCTGAAACAAGAACAAGGAGTGGAAAGCGAGCCTTTGTTCCCCATCATCAAAGAGGAGGCGAGAAGTGACGAAGAAGA GGAAAGAGCAGATGAGCAAACAAGGACCGAAGAGCCTGGCCAGTCTTCATCCTCCTTCACAAAATATAGGAGCAGAGaaactgaagaagaggaggcaggtCCATCAACATCCACGGCAGGAAACCAggatgaggatggaggagaaaagggTGACAagaaggatgaagaggagaaaggCGAGGTGGTGGAGGCCGTGTTAACGGAGGAGGACTTAATCCAGCAGAGCCAGGCGGAGTACGACTCCGGCCGTTACAGTCCGACGCTGCTCACATCCTCCGAGCTGCCACTGGACTCGCACACAATCACACCGGAAGAGGACCTACACAGGCTGCAGTTAGCGCGCAGACAGTTGCAAGTCACCG GTGATGCCAGCGAGAGCGCGGAGGACGCCTTTGTACGTCGTGCCAGAGAGGGCATGGGCAACGACGAGGCTCAGTTCAGCGTTGAGTTTCCCGTCACGGGGAAGATGTACCTGTGGGCGGACAAATACCGTCCCAGGAAGCCCCGCTTCTTCAACAGGGTCCACACGGGTTTCGAGTGGAACAAATACAACCAGACACATTACGACTTCGACAACCCTCCGCCTAAGATTGTTCAAGGTTACAAGTTCAACATCTTCTACCCGGACCTGATCGACAAGCGCTCCACCCCGCAGTACTTCCTCGAGCCGAGTCCTGACAACAAGGACTTTGGGATTTTAAGGTTCCACGCAGGCCCTCCATACGAGGACATTGCCTTTAAGATTGTAAACAGGGAGTGGGAGTACTCGCACCGACACGGCTTCCGCTGTCAGTTCGCCAACGGCATCTTCCAGCTGTGGTTCCACTTCAAGAGATATCGCTACAGGAGATAG
- the sema4e gene encoding semaphorin-4E yields MHPLLSLTVFWLLPLALTLEEDSPLDCVPRRSVPYHRDNALLFREEGVFNYSTMLLREDLGLLMLGASEAVYALDLNDVSKKLASVKWEVTQEQKEGCKNKGKDPEMDCKNYIRILHETEDNRMYVCGTNAFDPECDYMSYANGKLTLEKKGEDGKGKCPFDPFQRYASIMFENSLYSATSMNFLGSEPVLMRSSPVSIRTEFKSSWLHEPNFVSMAEMPESEMSAEGDDDKVYLFFSETAVECDCYNKLVVSRVARVCKGDLGGQRTLQKKWTSFLKARMDCPVLESQLPYIIQDTYRWCDPQRPWKDCLFYAVFTPQSDTSDLSAVCAYRVSDISKVFAEGKYKSPVPVETSFVKWVMYSGEVPVPRPGACINNEARNAGITQTLDLPDRTLQFIKDRPLMDQVIQPIGEKPLMVRRGAKFTRIVVNQAQAADGEKYEVMFIGTEEGTLLKAVNYNGEMFIIEEIRLFQPPESIKILKFSNVTGQLYAGSDYGAVQIPLATCGRSLSCMDCVLSRDPYCGWDKVSGKCILLSSSQSELIQSVKEGDASLCPHADPVKPLNHSIWPGGNLKLRCLSPSSLSEIFWERGGRRLTSAPRLQLLRDGLLILNASDSDTGLYRCLSVERSKTGEYTTTVAEYQVSTGPGTGDGNVILPEARTDGPSVAGLQATIVLLAVSLLALLAWNFYNGHIPLPWNCGKNREQPREQGGENSSVTYQGAPRLALAEDKPLVSERDNGTSNNNHAREEAAAAALSAAEEENDTSKVNLQSLQFDEESEI; encoded by the exons ATGCATCCGCTGCTGTCCCTCACTGTCTTTTGGCTGCTGCCCCTGGCCTTGACGCTGGAAGAAGACTCACCACTAGATTGTGTCCCCCGTAGATCTGTGCCCTATCATA GGGACAATGCTCTCCTCTTTCGTGAAGAGGGAGTGTTCAACTACTCCACCATGCTGTTGAGAGAAGATCTGGGCCTGCTCATGCTGGGTGCCAGTGAGGCAGTGTACGCTCTTGACCTCAACGACGTCTCCAAGAAACTTGCTTCA GTCAAATGGGAAGTGACTCAAGAGCAAAAAGAAGGGTGTAAAAACAAAGGGAAAGATCCTGAG atGGACTGCAAGAACTATATCAGGATCCTTCATGAGACAGAAGATAAcaggatgtatgtgtgtggaacCAATGCCTTTGACCCTGAGTGTGATTACATG tcgTATGCAAATGGAAAGCTGACTCTTGAGAAGAAAGGTGAGGATGGCAAAGGAAAATGTCCATTTGATCCTTTCCAGAGATATGCCTCCATCATGTTTG AAAACAGCCTGTACTCGGCCACTTCAATGAACTTCCTGGGCTCTGAACCCGTCCTGATGCGCAGCTCTCCTGTCTCCATACGCACCGAGTTCAAGAGCTCCTGGCTTCATG AGCCCAACTTTGTTTCCATGGCTGAGATGCCAGAGAGCGAGATGAGCGCGGAGGGAGATGATGACAAGGTTTACCTGTTCTTCAGTGAGACAGCTGTGGAGTGTGACTGCTACAACAAACTGGTGGTTTCCCGCGTGGCCCGCGTCTGCAAG GGGGATCTTGGAGGTCAGAGGACCTTGCAGAAGAAATGGACATCCTTCCTGAAGGCTAGAATGGACTGTCCAGTGCTCGAGTCTCAGCTGCCGTACATTATCCAGGACACTTACCGCTGGTGTGACCCCCAGCGGCCCTGGAAGGACTGTTTGTTCTACGCTGTCTTCACACCGCAGTC ggacACATCAGacctgtctgcagtgtgtgcgTACCGCGTGTCCGACATCAGCAAAGTGTTTGCAGAGGGGAAGTACAAGAGCCCAGTCCCCGTAGAAACCTCTTTTGTTAAATGGGTGATGTATAGCGGAGAGGTCCCCGTCCCTCGGCCCGGAGCT TGTATAAACAATGAGGCTCGTAACGCGGGCATAACTCAGACTCTGGACCTCCCAGACCGGACTCTTCAATTTATCAAAGATAGGCCCCTCATGGACCAAGTTATCCAGCCAATAGGAGAGAAGCCTCTGATGGTGCGAAGAGGAGCAAAATTCACCCGTATCGTAGTGAACCAAGCACAGGCCGCAGATGGCGAGAAGTACGAAGTGATGTTCATaggcacag aGGAAGGCACGTTGCTGAAAGCAGTGAACTACAATGGCGAGATGTTCATCATAGAGGAAATCAGACTCTTCCAGCCTCCGGAGTCAATCAAGATTCTGAAATTCTCTAATGTCACG GGTCAACTCTACGCAGGCTCAGACTACGGAGCAGTACAGATACCGCTGGCCACCTGTGGGAGGTCTTTGTCCTGTATGGACTGTGTGCTATCCAGAGACCCATACTGTGGCTGGGACAAAGTTTCTGGGAAATGCATTCTCCTTTCTAGTTCCCAGAG TGAACTAATCCAAAGTGTGAAGGAAGGAGATGCCTCTCTTTGCCCACATGCTG atCCTGTTAAGCCCTTGAATCATTCCATCTGGCCCGGAGGAAACCTGAAGCTGCGTTGCCTTTCGCCTTCCAGCCTGTCAGAAATCTTCTGGGAGCGGGGCGGCAGGCGCCTGACTTCTGCGCCTCGCCTTCAGCTTCTCCGAGATGGACTGCTTATCCTCAACGCCTCGGATTCCGACACTGGTCTGTACCGCTGCCTCTCTGTGGAGCGCTCCAAAACCGGCGAGTACACCACCACTGTGGCAGAGTACCAGGTTAGCACAGGTCCTGGCACTGGTGATGGGAACGTGATTCTCCCTGAGGCTCGGACCGACGGCCCCTCTGTGGCAGGACTGCAGGCCACAATCGTGCTTCTTGCCGTTTCTCTTCTTGCCCTTTTGGCCTGGAACTTTTACAACGGTCACATACCACTCCCCTGGAACTGCGGAAAGAATAGAGAACAACCCCGGGAGCAGGGGGGTGAAAACTCCAGCGTGACCTACCAAGGTGCACCAAGGCTCGCACTGGCAGAGGACAAGCCTCTGGTGTCAGAAAGAGACAACGGCACCAGCAATAACAACCACGCCAgagaggaggcggcggcggcggcactcagtgctgcagaggaggagaatgacACCTCAAAAGTTAATCTGCAATCTCTGCAGTTTGATGAAGAGTCAGAAATTTGA
- the stap2a gene encoding signal-transducing adaptor protein 2a, translating to MAAAPIRQRSGPGGPRAQLPPCYYEGYLEKRGPKEKASRRLWTCLCGNSLYFFNNAKDAHYVERLDLGGFVSLKDDCSRDRNLEAARLILRMKDGETKLTAPNLESRELWKGFLYSVIDLNVPSCLTLLPGQLQMLREVVDKERSRRRTRTPTRAPPSPLSVPLVGEIPPCFRPVSRTEAEVLLERHPDCGNMLLRPGRDGCSLAVTTRQDLNGSVFRHYRVTQRDQGGYVIDVENPIPCADLHEVIDALVEKTAGALQPFLLEEPYEENITYVSANDENGERILHTAPSSPLPRAPALPPKQDRWPSSPLSRSPAPDRRILTSPVPASPTNPMRRLILSPSPLTQTLNEELKMKLEKRRASQE from the exons ATGGCGGCTGCACCCATCAGGCAGCGCTCCGGGCCAGGGGGACCCCGGGCGCAGCTCCCGCCCTGCTATTATGAAGGATACCTGGAGAAGCGAGGACCGAAAGAAAAG gcATCCAGGCGACTATGGACCTGCCTGTGTGGGAATTCTTTGTATTTCTTCAATAATGCCAAGGACGCTCAT tatgtggAGAGGCTGGACCTCGGTGGGTTTGTGTCCCTGAAGGACGACTGCAGTCGTGACAGGAACCTGGAGGCAGCCAGGCTCATCCTGCGCATGAAGGATGGGGAGACCAAACTCACA GCACCTAACTTGGAATCAAGGGAGCTGTGGAAAGGTTTCCTCTACTCCGTTATAGAT CTGAATGTCCCGTCCTGTCTCACGTTGCTGCCTGGCCAGCTGCAGATGCTGAGGGAGGTTGTGGACAAAGAGAGGTCCAGGCGGAGAACTCGCACTCCCACGCGTGCTCCTCCGTCCCCCCTCTCTGTGCCTTTAGTGGGAGAGATCCCACC GTGTTTTCGACCGGTGTCTCGAACAGAGGCTGAAGTCCTTTTAGAGAGACACCCAGACTGTGGCAACATGTTGCTCCGACCGGGGAGAGACGGCTGCTCGCTGGCTGTCACTACTCGGCAGGACCTCAATGG gTCAGTGTTCAGACATTATCGTGTGACCCAGAGGGACCAAGGTGGTTATGTCATTGATGTAGAAAATCCT ATTCCCTGTGCTGACCTTCATGAGGTCATCGACGCTCTGGTGGAGAAGACAGCAGGAGCTCTACAGCCATTCCTACTGGAGGAGCCTTATGAAGAGAATATAA CGTACGTTTCAGCCAATGATGAGAACGGAGAAAGGATCCTTCACACTGCCCCCTCTAGCCCCCTGCCAAGGGCTCCCGCCCTGCCTCCAAAACAAG ATCGTTGGCCTAGCAGccctctgtccaggtctcctGCGCCTGACCGCCGTATCCTGACCTCACCAGTGCCGGCCTCGCCCACCAACCCAATGAGACGACTCATCCTCTCCCCATCACCTCTTACACAGA CACTCAACGAGGAGCTCAAAATGAAGCTGGAAAAGAGACGAGCCAGTCAGGAGTGA